The Ahaetulla prasina isolate Xishuangbanna chromosome 4, ASM2864084v1, whole genome shotgun sequence genome has a window encoding:
- the LOC131196910 gene encoding neuronal pentraxin-1-like isoform X3: MWNTLQEKISLLEHQIHEKSNTSEHQTPSIPKATGMRQRHGSHGRTVEKGNKADKHSEHFHVDFPLRTNYMYIKIKRTLQHEIFAFSICLWLKSTSSPGIGTPFSYSVPNQANEVVLIQWGNNPMELLINDKVATLPLAVNDAKWHHICVTWSTRHGIWKSYQDGVQRGTGENLAPWHPVKPGGVFILGQEQDTLGGRFDATQAFIGEMSDFNMWSYIVTPAEIYKMATCSSSIGGDLINWTENTIELHRGVIKLPYNACH; the protein is encoded by the exons ATGTGGAATACTCTTCAGGAAAAGATCAGCTTGTTGGAGCACCAGATCCATGAGAAATCCAACACTTCAGAACATCAGACTCCCAGCATACCAAAAGCAACAGGGATGAGACAAAGGCATGGTTCACATGGACGCACGGTGGAGAAAG GGAACAAGGCAGATAAGCATTCCGAACATTTTCATGTGGATTTCCCTCTTCGCACAAACTACATGTATATCAAGATCAAGCGCACTCTGCAACATGAAATCTTTGCCTTTTCCATCTGTCTCTGGCTCAAGTCAACTTCATCCCCAGGGATAGGCACACCTTTCTCCTACTCAGTGCCCAACCAAGCTAATGAAGTGGTGCTTATTCAATGGGGAAATAACCCAATGGAGTTGCTCATCAATGATAAG GTTGCCACTTTGCCATTGGCAGTTAATGATGCCAAATGGCATCACATCTGTGTGACATGGTCAACTCGGCACGGCATCTGGAAATCTTACCAAGATGGTGTCCAAAGAGGGACTGGGGAGAACCTGGCTCCTTGGCATCCTGTGAAACCTGGCGGTGTTTTCATACTAGGCCAGGAGCAG GATACTCTTGGTGGCCGCTTTGATGCCACTCAAGCTTTCATTGGGGAAATGTCAGATTTCAACATGTGGAGCTATATTGTGACACCTGCTGAAATTTACAAGATGGCGACCTGCAGTAGCTCCATTGGTGGTGATCTTATCAATTGGACTGAAAACACTATAGAACTTCATAGAGGAGTGATCAAACTACCATATAATGCCTGCCACTAA
- the LOC131196910 gene encoding neuronal pentraxin-2-like isoform X4 has protein sequence MDRWKEGNKADKHSEHFHVDFPLRTNYMYIKIKRTLQHEIFAFSICLWLKSTSSPGIGTPFSYSVPNQANEVVLIQWGNNPMELLINDKVATLPLAVNDAKWHHICVTWSTRHGIWKSYQDGVQRGTGENLAPWHPVKPGGVFILGQEQDTLGGRFDATQAFIGEMSDFNMWSYIVTPAEIYKMATCSSSIGGDLINWTENTIELHRGVIKLPYNACH, from the exons atggatagatggaaggaag GGAACAAGGCAGATAAGCATTCCGAACATTTTCATGTGGATTTCCCTCTTCGCACAAACTACATGTATATCAAGATCAAGCGCACTCTGCAACATGAAATCTTTGCCTTTTCCATCTGTCTCTGGCTCAAGTCAACTTCATCCCCAGGGATAGGCACACCTTTCTCCTACTCAGTGCCCAACCAAGCTAATGAAGTGGTGCTTATTCAATGGGGAAATAACCCAATGGAGTTGCTCATCAATGATAAG GTTGCCACTTTGCCATTGGCAGTTAATGATGCCAAATGGCATCACATCTGTGTGACATGGTCAACTCGGCACGGCATCTGGAAATCTTACCAAGATGGTGTCCAAAGAGGGACTGGGGAGAACCTGGCTCCTTGGCATCCTGTGAAACCTGGCGGTGTTTTCATACTAGGCCAGGAGCAG GATACTCTTGGTGGCCGCTTTGATGCCACTCAAGCTTTCATTGGGGAAATGTCAGATTTCAACATGTGGAGCTATATTGTGACACCTGCTGAAATTTACAAGATGGCGACCTGCAGTAGCTCCATTGGTGGTGATCTTATCAATTGGACTGAAAACACTATAGAACTTCATAGAGGAGTGATCAAACTACCATATAATGCCTGCCACTAA